A window of the Tenebrio molitor chromosome 1, icTenMoli1.1, whole genome shotgun sequence genome harbors these coding sequences:
- the LOC138137716 gene encoding putative leucine-rich repeat-containing protein DDB_G0290503 isoform X4 translates to MYRRKEHRAFQVVQILKKNIMDETPDSDGNSNQFEPAQNTTHTKTKKSLFATLIKRKHAKMPKVKITKKIETCSTINFDTESASSEQELAHYQLSSESEKLWPKQEVVQSSTQTRKTKHYNFFQKIIKRSKMEEFPKKTSSGLPAANNGCGEPQNSERKLTTKALAQMNNVVPTTYMPKYNIKLINGINELQDILQNLSHCEDHMIYLLKKYIEDKSFQKQLLDASSEYFALQYDSKCQANVLADRLWCQQLEVAKIQDYNIQKRLNFLVKTNRSLQFQIESLCRHCEKLASRTNLYPKRFLHMRSFGKIYARQLIDNNRKLQNKIKALTGVITDFEEELQKSQHQKAALEDEKRGLKSQIYRLENVLDKQEADREMENSTMMMQLGHQNNLIKDSEEAIRYICQDLHSFEHQIRELAINVNWSTFQHQGACLPEMIYQIRVCIGEIFVTMVAAYRNVTIIAKDVTKLRNTNARLQENLQKSTNELDNLSKKLDRNAGEGEINTLQSHCEKLEQENFSLKLKLDSAFEQNKFLREEIENKNKMLNESKTSVNDFSTQHQMLSNQLDEIVQMISQLGPNDLSKEFPTSQEKLEYLKLRYGQVVSDRKHLVERCSSLEDENQNLVQAQQIYQQDLATLQDGVTILAAENETVKKQLSTEHQTVTSLQNERIKYLEEKNILKTIFQHLKSEISRIQQLEGAVADMTKETSRLSLIAEFNKQLGEQLKNEVEVKDNTILELRQSLEKLSHIQIDSDKEKMTLCAQLSEVASVKEKLSDCLEMELKKNLHLDESKKKLETSTKSQLKIFEEMQKNERTALKELLKDFKSLIKQRDCLVHMQEQQNKKYRDLEKYCHEVKKQYEGALVQVNNRDKEIRRLVEKLEEQEMQMRQVEGESNANTNKYEKNLRKLEKLLGQIRSENNELEASNNYLKTNLQNMQNDLNEAKEKESMMENKLTVKTAEYATLESEVNNYRNDLQAVSQENGKMKLEMEYLKKLYDQQTSELKDTISMYSSKDNVYMETQTTMLNKEQQIGELNKIIFEKENDIKQIQQECTFLKKQNEDLNKILMGYENQLVVLQDVETSKLKLEKEFHNVQLEHKTTLGNLESAQKEIENLKHELKEQIAMSEDEKSFYKSQTTEIIWYALNEYSEQKANIEDEIDSISTQLRMVTENLHKEKLRFEELTKCHEELDKRYLEMNEKFNSEADRHKDACRKIENMENLMKVMGSERDNLQQQVHMLLLEINEEKESNIHIHGENQKMQMILEQGRQQYAAVLDRNAALEDELKELHFEMKMLMNSKDSSQNEIEKTLMNLEEKSGELKSAKETVECLRKELGESQKTVFDLKEDYFKLQQHVTGLEFKNCELTLQLHEIQGKLATERNLYQDLKHNKNRESTSASAPSDCGELFF, encoded by the exons ATGTATAGACGAAAG GAGCACAGAGCCTTCCAAGTGGTACAAATCCTGAAGAAAAACATCATGGACGAGACACCGGACAGCGATGGGAACAGCAACCAATTCGAACCAGCGCAAAACACCACCCACACCAAAACCAAAAAGTCGTTGTTTGCCACCCTCATCAAAAGAAAACACGCGAAGATGCCGAAAGTTAAAATCACGAAAAAAATCGAGACTTGTTCCACTATCAATTTCGACACTGAAAGCGCATCGTCCGAACAGGAATTGGCTCATTATCAACTTTCTTCGGAAAGCGAGAAATTGTGGCCGAAACAAGAAGTTGTTCAG TCCTCGACGCAAACAAGAAAAACCAAACATTATAACTTTTTCCAGAAGATTATTAAGCGCTCCAAAATGGAGGAGTTTCCGAAAAAGACGAGCTCTGGTTTGCCCGCGGCAAACAACGGCTGCGGAGAGCCTCAAAATTCTGAGAGAAAACTGACAACCAAAGCGCTGGCACAGATGAACAACGTAGTCCCGACCACTTACAT GCCCAAATACAACATCAAATTGATCAACGGCATCAACGAGCTGCAAGACATTCTCCAAAATCTCAGCCATTGCGAGGACCACATGATCTACCTGCTGAAAAAATACATCGAAGACAAATCCTTCCAAAAGCAACTGC TCGACGCGTCCTCCGAGTATTTCGCCCTTCAGTACGACAGCAAATGCCAAGCGAACGTTCTCGCGGACAGATTGTGGTGTCAGCAATTGGAAGTCGCCAAGATTCAAGACTACAACATACAAAAACGACTAAACTTTTTGGTCAAGACCAACAGATCGTTACAATTCCAGATCGAGAGCTTGTGCAGGCACTGCGAGAAATTAGCGTCGAGGACCAACCTCTACCCGAAGCGTTTCCTCCACATGAGATCATTTGGAAAAATCTACGCCAGACAATTGATCGACAACAATCGCAAGTTGCAGAATAAAATCAAAGCGTTGACCGGGGTCATCACGGATTTCGAGGAGGAATTACAAAAGTCGCAACACCAGAAGGCCGCTCTGGAGGACGAGAAGAGAGGTTTGAAATCGCAAATCTACCGCTTGGAAAATGTTTTAGATAAACAGGAAGCCGACCGCGAAATGGAAAACTCGACGATGATGATGCAACTGGGTCACCAAAACAACTTGATCAAGGATAGCGAGGAGGCGATTCGCTACATCTGCCAAGACCTCCACAGTTTCGAGCACCAGATCAGAGAACTCGCGATTAATGTGAACTGGTCCACTTTCCAG CATCAAGGTGCTTGCCTGCCCGAGATGATCTACCAAATCCGGGTCTGCATTGGAGAGATCTTCGTAACGATGGTAGCAGCGTACAGAAACGTCACCATAATAGCCAAGGACGT AACGAAATTGAGAAACACAAATGCTCGCCTTCAAGAAAATCTGCAGAAATCCACAAACGAGCTAGACAACCTGAGCAAGAAGCTGGATAGGAACGCAGGTGAAGGAGAAATAAACACTTTGCAAAGTCACTGTGAAAAATTGGAACAAGAAAATTTCAGCTTGAAACTAAAACTCGACAGTGCTTTCGAACAGAACAAATTCTTGCGCGAAGAG ATCGAGAACAAGAACAAGATGTTGAACGAAAGTAAAACTAGCGTCAACGATTTTTCGACGCAGCACCAAATGCTCTCGAACCAACTAGACGAAATCGTTCAGATGATTTCGCAACTTGGACCGAACGACCTCTCCAAGGAGTTTCCTACGAGCCAGGAAAAATTAGAATACTTGAAGCTGCGTTACGGTCAGGTGGTGTCCGACAGAAAACACTTGGTTGAAAGGTGCAGCAGTTTAGAAGATGAAAACCAGAACCTGGTGCAGGCTCAGCAGATATACCAGCAAGATTTGGCCACGTTACAAGACGGAGTCACCATCTTGGCTGCTGAAAATGAAACGGTCAAAAAACAACTGTCGACCGAACACCAAACTGTCACTT CTTTGCAAAATGAAAGAATCAAATATCTCGAAGAGAAGAACATCTTGAAGACCATATTCCAACATTTGAAAAGTGAAATTTCGCGCATACAACAACTGGAAGGTGCTGTGGCAGACATGACGAAAGAAACTAGTCGCCTCAGT CTTATAGCGGAATTCAACAAACAATTGGGTGAGCAACTCAAGAACGAGGTCGAAGTGAAAGACAACACGATCCTCGAGCTCAGACAAAGCTTGGAGAAGCTGAGCCACATTCAAATAGACAGCGATAAAGAGAAGATGACTCTTTGCGCTCAACTTTCCGAAGTTGCAAGCGTCAAGGAGAAGTTGAGCGACTGTTTGGAAATGGAACTGAAGAAAAATCTTCACTTGGACGAATCCAAAAAGAAACTGGAGACCAGCACTAAGAGCCAG TTGAAGATATTTGAAGAAATGCAAAAGAACGAGCGGACGGCTCTGAAGGAACTATTGAAAGACTTTAAGAGTCTCATCAAGCAAAGAGATTGTTTGGTACACATGCAAGAGCAACAAAATAAGAAG TACAGAGATCTGGAGAAGTACTGTCACGAAGTGAAGAAACAGTACGAGGGTGCGTTGGTGCAAGTGAACAACCGAGACAAAGAAATTAGGAGATTGGTCGAAAAGTTGGAGGAACAAGAAATGCAAATGAGACAAGTGGAGGGGGAGTCCAATGCCAACACGAATAAATATGAaaagaatttgagaaaactGGAGAAGCTTTTGGGACAG ATAAGAAGTGAGAACAATGAGTTGGAAGCGAGTAACAACTATCTGAAGACGAATTTACAAAACATGCAAAACGATCTGAACGAagcgaaagaaaaagaaagt ATGATGGAGAATAAACTGACCGTTAAAACTGCAGAATATGCAACTTTGGAATCAGAAGTGAACAACTACAGAAACGATTTGCAAGCGGTAAGTcaagaaaatggaaaaatgaaaCTGGAAATGGAGTACTTGAAAAAGTTGTACGACCAACAAACATCTG AATTGAAGGATACGATTTCCATGTACTCTTCAAAGGATAACGTGTACATGGAAACGCAAACCACGATGTTGAATAAGGAACAACAAATTGGTGAActgaacaaaattatttttgaaaaggaaAACGATATTAAACAAATACAGCAGGAATGTACGTTTTTGAAGAAGCAAAATGAAGATTTGAATAAGATATTGATGGGTTATGAAAACCAGTTGGT TGTTTTGCAAGACGTAGAAACTTCAAAACTGAAACTTGAAAAAGAATTCCACAATGTTCAGTTGGAACACAAGACGACACTCGGTAATTTGGAGAGCGCCCAGAAGGAAATCGAAAATTTGAAACACGAGTTGAAGGAACAGATTGCAATGAGCGAAGacgaaaaatcattttacaaaagTCAAACTACCGAGATAATCTGGTACGCACTAAA TGAATACAGCGAACAAAAGGCAAATATCGAAGACGAAATCGACAGCATTTCAACGCAGTTACGCATGGTTACAGAAAATTTGCACAAAGAAAAACTCCGTTTTGAAGAACTGACAAAATGCCACGAAGAATTAGATAAGAGATATCTCGAGATGAATGAAAAGTTCAATTCAGAAGCCGACAGGCACAAAGACGCTTGTCGCAAAATCGAAAACATGGAAAACCTTATGAAAGTGATGGGAAGTGAACGC gaCAACTTGCAACAACAAGTCCACATGTTGTTGTTGGAAATAAACGAGGAAAAAGAATCCAACATTCACATCCACGGCgaaaaccaaaaaatgcaGATGATCCTGGAACAAGGCCGTCAACAATACGCAGCTGTCCTAGACAGGAACGCCGCTCTGGAAGACGAA CTGAAAGAGTTGCACTTCGAGATGAAAATGTTGATGAATTCCAAGGACTCCTCCCAGAACGAAATCGAGAAAACCCTAATGAATTTGGAGGAGAAATCCGGTGAACTGAAATCGGCCAAG GAAACAGTAGAATGTTTAAGAAAAGAATTAGGCGAAAGTCAAAAAACCGTGTTCGACTTGAAGGAAGATTACTTTAAATTACAACAGCACGTGACGggattagaatttaaaaa CTGCGAACTAACTTTGCAACTTCACGAGATTCAGGGAAAGCTCGCCACTGAAAGGAATTTGTACCAAGATCTAAAACATAACAAAAACCGGGAATCTACTTCCGCCTCAGCGCCATCTGACTGCGGGGAGCTGTTCTTCTAA
- the LOC138137716 gene encoding putative leucine-rich repeat-containing protein DDB_G0290503 isoform X3 — protein MYRRKTVGNQEVYSEYSIYSSFSTLTLRKYQNYRTSWNTILEKRPEGTCKNKQTLSIRSSFVLFSDFSIRQIPINKLIANRSYFNYLNLSYFVTEYKMNRNRSYIKDADDEEHRAFQVVQILKKNIMDETPDSDGNSNQFEPAQNTTHTKTKKSLFATLIKRKHAKMPKVKITKKIETCSTINFDTESASSEQELAHYQLSSESEKLWPKQEVVQKIIKRSKMEEFPKKTSSGLPAANNGCGEPQNSERKLTTKALAQMNNVVPTTYMPKYNIKLINGINELQDILQNLSHCEDHMIYLLKKYIEDKSFQKQLLDASSEYFALQYDSKCQANVLADRLWCQQLEVAKIQDYNIQKRLNFLVKTNRSLQFQIESLCRHCEKLASRTNLYPKRFLHMRSFGKIYARQLIDNNRKLQNKIKALTGVITDFEEELQKSQHQKAALEDEKRGLKSQIYRLENVLDKQEADREMENSTMMMQLGHQNNLIKDSEEAIRYICQDLHSFEHQIRELAINVNWSTFQHQGACLPEMIYQIRVCIGEIFVTMVAAYRNVTIIAKDVTKLRNTNARLQENLQKSTNELDNLSKKLDRNAGEGEINTLQSHCEKLEQENFSLKLKLDSAFEQNKFLREEIENKNKMLNESKTSVNDFSTQHQMLSNQLDEIVQMISQLGPNDLSKEFPTSQEKLEYLKLRYGQVVSDRKHLVERCSSLEDENQNLVQAQQIYQQDLATLQDGVTILAAENETVKKQLSTEHQTVTSLQNERIKYLEEKNILKTIFQHLKSEISRIQQLEGAVADMTKETSRLSLIAEFNKQLGEQLKNEVEVKDNTILELRQSLEKLSHIQIDSDKEKMTLCAQLSEVASVKEKLSDCLEMELKKNLHLDESKKKLETSTKSQLKIFEEMQKNERTALKELLKDFKSLIKQRDCLVHMQEQQNKKYRDLEKYCHEVKKQYEGALVQVNNRDKEIRRLVEKLEEQEMQMRQVEGESNANTNKYEKNLRKLEKLLGQIRSENNELEASNNYLKTNLQNMQNDLNEAKEKESMMENKLTVKTAEYATLESEVNNYRNDLQAVSQENGKMKLEMEYLKKLYDQQTSELKDTISMYSSKDNVYMETQTTMLNKEQQIGELNKIIFEKENDIKQIQQECTFLKKQNEDLNKILMGYENQLVVLQDVETSKLKLEKEFHNVQLEHKTTLGNLESAQKEIENLKHELKEQIAMSEDEKSFYKSQTTEIIWYALNEYSEQKANIEDEIDSISTQLRMVTENLHKEKLRFEELTKCHEELDKRYLEMNEKFNSEADRHKDACRKIENMENLMKVMGSERDNLQQQVHMLLLEINEEKESNIHIHGENQKMQMILEQGRQQYAAVLDRNAALEDELKELHFEMKMLMNSKDSSQNEIEKTLMNLEEKSGELKSAKETVECLRKELGESQKTVFDLKEDYFKLQQHVTGLEFKNCELTLQLHEIQGKLATERNLYQDLKHNKNRESTSASAPSDCGELFF, from the exons ATGTATAGACGAAAG ACCGTTGGCAATCAAGAAGTTTATAGCGAATATTCCATTTACTCTTCGTTTTCCACCTTGACATTGCGAAAGTACCAAAATTACAGAACGAGTTGGAACACGATCTTGGAAAAACGCCCCGAAGGAACttgtaaaaacaaacaaactttAAGCATCCGCAGTTCTTTCGTCCTTTTTTCCGACTTTTCGATAAGACAAATACCAATAAACAAATTGATTGCCAACAGATCCTATTTCAATTACTTGAACTTGAGTTACTTTGTAACGGAATACAAAATGAATCGAAATCGAAGTTACATAAAAGATGCTGATGATGAG GAGCACAGAGCCTTCCAAGTGGTACAAATCCTGAAGAAAAACATCATGGACGAGACACCGGACAGCGATGGGAACAGCAACCAATTCGAACCAGCGCAAAACACCACCCACACCAAAACCAAAAAGTCGTTGTTTGCCACCCTCATCAAAAGAAAACACGCGAAGATGCCGAAAGTTAAAATCACGAAAAAAATCGAGACTTGTTCCACTATCAATTTCGACACTGAAAGCGCATCGTCCGAACAGGAATTGGCTCATTATCAACTTTCTTCGGAAAGCGAGAAATTGTGGCCGAAACAAGAAGTTGTTCAG AAGATTATTAAGCGCTCCAAAATGGAGGAGTTTCCGAAAAAGACGAGCTCTGGTTTGCCCGCGGCAAACAACGGCTGCGGAGAGCCTCAAAATTCTGAGAGAAAACTGACAACCAAAGCGCTGGCACAGATGAACAACGTAGTCCCGACCACTTACAT GCCCAAATACAACATCAAATTGATCAACGGCATCAACGAGCTGCAAGACATTCTCCAAAATCTCAGCCATTGCGAGGACCACATGATCTACCTGCTGAAAAAATACATCGAAGACAAATCCTTCCAAAAGCAACTGC TCGACGCGTCCTCCGAGTATTTCGCCCTTCAGTACGACAGCAAATGCCAAGCGAACGTTCTCGCGGACAGATTGTGGTGTCAGCAATTGGAAGTCGCCAAGATTCAAGACTACAACATACAAAAACGACTAAACTTTTTGGTCAAGACCAACAGATCGTTACAATTCCAGATCGAGAGCTTGTGCAGGCACTGCGAGAAATTAGCGTCGAGGACCAACCTCTACCCGAAGCGTTTCCTCCACATGAGATCATTTGGAAAAATCTACGCCAGACAATTGATCGACAACAATCGCAAGTTGCAGAATAAAATCAAAGCGTTGACCGGGGTCATCACGGATTTCGAGGAGGAATTACAAAAGTCGCAACACCAGAAGGCCGCTCTGGAGGACGAGAAGAGAGGTTTGAAATCGCAAATCTACCGCTTGGAAAATGTTTTAGATAAACAGGAAGCCGACCGCGAAATGGAAAACTCGACGATGATGATGCAACTGGGTCACCAAAACAACTTGATCAAGGATAGCGAGGAGGCGATTCGCTACATCTGCCAAGACCTCCACAGTTTCGAGCACCAGATCAGAGAACTCGCGATTAATGTGAACTGGTCCACTTTCCAG CATCAAGGTGCTTGCCTGCCCGAGATGATCTACCAAATCCGGGTCTGCATTGGAGAGATCTTCGTAACGATGGTAGCAGCGTACAGAAACGTCACCATAATAGCCAAGGACGT AACGAAATTGAGAAACACAAATGCTCGCCTTCAAGAAAATCTGCAGAAATCCACAAACGAGCTAGACAACCTGAGCAAGAAGCTGGATAGGAACGCAGGTGAAGGAGAAATAAACACTTTGCAAAGTCACTGTGAAAAATTGGAACAAGAAAATTTCAGCTTGAAACTAAAACTCGACAGTGCTTTCGAACAGAACAAATTCTTGCGCGAAGAG ATCGAGAACAAGAACAAGATGTTGAACGAAAGTAAAACTAGCGTCAACGATTTTTCGACGCAGCACCAAATGCTCTCGAACCAACTAGACGAAATCGTTCAGATGATTTCGCAACTTGGACCGAACGACCTCTCCAAGGAGTTTCCTACGAGCCAGGAAAAATTAGAATACTTGAAGCTGCGTTACGGTCAGGTGGTGTCCGACAGAAAACACTTGGTTGAAAGGTGCAGCAGTTTAGAAGATGAAAACCAGAACCTGGTGCAGGCTCAGCAGATATACCAGCAAGATTTGGCCACGTTACAAGACGGAGTCACCATCTTGGCTGCTGAAAATGAAACGGTCAAAAAACAACTGTCGACCGAACACCAAACTGTCACTT CTTTGCAAAATGAAAGAATCAAATATCTCGAAGAGAAGAACATCTTGAAGACCATATTCCAACATTTGAAAAGTGAAATTTCGCGCATACAACAACTGGAAGGTGCTGTGGCAGACATGACGAAAGAAACTAGTCGCCTCAGT CTTATAGCGGAATTCAACAAACAATTGGGTGAGCAACTCAAGAACGAGGTCGAAGTGAAAGACAACACGATCCTCGAGCTCAGACAAAGCTTGGAGAAGCTGAGCCACATTCAAATAGACAGCGATAAAGAGAAGATGACTCTTTGCGCTCAACTTTCCGAAGTTGCAAGCGTCAAGGAGAAGTTGAGCGACTGTTTGGAAATGGAACTGAAGAAAAATCTTCACTTGGACGAATCCAAAAAGAAACTGGAGACCAGCACTAAGAGCCAG TTGAAGATATTTGAAGAAATGCAAAAGAACGAGCGGACGGCTCTGAAGGAACTATTGAAAGACTTTAAGAGTCTCATCAAGCAAAGAGATTGTTTGGTACACATGCAAGAGCAACAAAATAAGAAG TACAGAGATCTGGAGAAGTACTGTCACGAAGTGAAGAAACAGTACGAGGGTGCGTTGGTGCAAGTGAACAACCGAGACAAAGAAATTAGGAGATTGGTCGAAAAGTTGGAGGAACAAGAAATGCAAATGAGACAAGTGGAGGGGGAGTCCAATGCCAACACGAATAAATATGAaaagaatttgagaaaactGGAGAAGCTTTTGGGACAG ATAAGAAGTGAGAACAATGAGTTGGAAGCGAGTAACAACTATCTGAAGACGAATTTACAAAACATGCAAAACGATCTGAACGAagcgaaagaaaaagaaagt ATGATGGAGAATAAACTGACCGTTAAAACTGCAGAATATGCAACTTTGGAATCAGAAGTGAACAACTACAGAAACGATTTGCAAGCGGTAAGTcaagaaaatggaaaaatgaaaCTGGAAATGGAGTACTTGAAAAAGTTGTACGACCAACAAACATCTG AATTGAAGGATACGATTTCCATGTACTCTTCAAAGGATAACGTGTACATGGAAACGCAAACCACGATGTTGAATAAGGAACAACAAATTGGTGAActgaacaaaattatttttgaaaaggaaAACGATATTAAACAAATACAGCAGGAATGTACGTTTTTGAAGAAGCAAAATGAAGATTTGAATAAGATATTGATGGGTTATGAAAACCAGTTGGT TGTTTTGCAAGACGTAGAAACTTCAAAACTGAAACTTGAAAAAGAATTCCACAATGTTCAGTTGGAACACAAGACGACACTCGGTAATTTGGAGAGCGCCCAGAAGGAAATCGAAAATTTGAAACACGAGTTGAAGGAACAGATTGCAATGAGCGAAGacgaaaaatcattttacaaaagTCAAACTACCGAGATAATCTGGTACGCACTAAA TGAATACAGCGAACAAAAGGCAAATATCGAAGACGAAATCGACAGCATTTCAACGCAGTTACGCATGGTTACAGAAAATTTGCACAAAGAAAAACTCCGTTTTGAAGAACTGACAAAATGCCACGAAGAATTAGATAAGAGATATCTCGAGATGAATGAAAAGTTCAATTCAGAAGCCGACAGGCACAAAGACGCTTGTCGCAAAATCGAAAACATGGAAAACCTTATGAAAGTGATGGGAAGTGAACGC gaCAACTTGCAACAACAAGTCCACATGTTGTTGTTGGAAATAAACGAGGAAAAAGAATCCAACATTCACATCCACGGCgaaaaccaaaaaatgcaGATGATCCTGGAACAAGGCCGTCAACAATACGCAGCTGTCCTAGACAGGAACGCCGCTCTGGAAGACGAA CTGAAAGAGTTGCACTTCGAGATGAAAATGTTGATGAATTCCAAGGACTCCTCCCAGAACGAAATCGAGAAAACCCTAATGAATTTGGAGGAGAAATCCGGTGAACTGAAATCGGCCAAG GAAACAGTAGAATGTTTAAGAAAAGAATTAGGCGAAAGTCAAAAAACCGTGTTCGACTTGAAGGAAGATTACTTTAAATTACAACAGCACGTGACGggattagaatttaaaaa CTGCGAACTAACTTTGCAACTTCACGAGATTCAGGGAAAGCTCGCCACTGAAAGGAATTTGTACCAAGATCTAAAACATAACAAAAACCGGGAATCTACTTCCGCCTCAGCGCCATCTGACTGCGGGGAGCTGTTCTTCTAA